In Legionella lytica, one genomic interval encodes:
- a CDS encoding bifunctional aspartate kinase/diaminopimelate decarboxylase translates to MQQIVTKFGGTSVSTRSTWNNIASITKKHLSTGVQPVIVCSALTQISNKLEKAIDAALINEHQSILLDIRNSHLNLAEALEVNPEVILDDLHQLEQWLTGIALLKQAPAKTHAQILSMGELMMTRLGHLFLERQGIYCKWYDARELLISTPFPDGLSANYLSARCESEHDPKLVEKFLSSGAEAIITQGFFAANPEGETVLLGRGGSDTSAALLAGKLQAAACEIWTDVPGIYTANPHQLPHARLLKKLNYDEAQEIASMGAKVLHPNCIPPVRRANIPMSVKYTQLPEHSGTLITKDIDESAPFIKSIQIKNSILLISIDTLHMWQQVGFLSDVFSAFKHHGFSVDLLSSSEFNVTLSLDINTKIHDRAAINALLDELNQFGRAKLIEPCSAVSLVGHHIRTVLPQLGPALEVFDSKQVYLMSLASNDLNLTFVVDESQANLLCQKLHHLLIENNPQIFYYSKSWHEEFGAPSVRFVPWWEKERDRLLTTAIQHSPCYVYHSPTQAERAKQLLALNSIDTIFYAIKANPYPSILQTLEKEGVGFECVSIQELDRVLELFPGIDRKRILFTPNFAPKSEYEYALKVGCYITIDSLYPLENWASLFKNKDVIIRIDPGTGAGHHKHVSTAGNESKFGITQNDLAHVVALTKKHNIHVIGLHAHSGSGILTPELWQQTASMLASLTNQFPEVKVINLGGGLGIVEKPGQQPLDFANLDALLMAVKSRYPHLELWLEPGRFFVAESGVILAKVTQCKEKGKVRFVGIETGMNSLIRPSLYGAYHEIVNLSRLYEEKAGFSHIVGPICESGDTLGYDRLLPVTQEGDILLIANTGAYGRCMSSHYNLRPPAQEIVLD, encoded by the coding sequence ATGCAGCAGATCGTAACAAAATTTGGTGGAACTAGTGTTTCAACTCGTAGTACCTGGAATAATATCGCCTCAATTACTAAAAAACACTTAAGCACTGGAGTACAACCAGTCATCGTTTGTTCTGCGTTAACTCAAATTTCAAATAAACTTGAAAAAGCAATTGATGCCGCTCTTATCAATGAGCATCAAAGTATTTTGCTGGATATTCGTAATAGCCATCTTAACCTTGCTGAGGCCTTAGAAGTTAACCCTGAGGTCATCCTCGATGACTTACATCAATTAGAACAATGGCTGACCGGGATTGCTTTGCTTAAGCAAGCCCCGGCAAAAACTCATGCGCAAATATTAAGTATGGGCGAATTAATGATGACTCGTTTGGGCCATCTATTTTTAGAACGCCAGGGAATTTATTGCAAATGGTATGATGCTCGTGAATTATTAATCAGCACCCCTTTCCCTGATGGCTTATCAGCAAACTACCTTTCCGCTCGTTGTGAAAGCGAACATGATCCAAAGTTAGTAGAGAAATTCCTTTCCAGTGGCGCTGAGGCAATTATCACTCAAGGTTTCTTTGCCGCAAATCCTGAAGGTGAAACCGTATTATTAGGTCGCGGGGGCTCCGATACTTCCGCAGCCTTACTTGCTGGAAAACTGCAAGCAGCAGCCTGTGAAATCTGGACTGATGTTCCAGGTATTTACACTGCCAATCCTCATCAGTTACCGCATGCACGCCTCTTGAAAAAATTGAATTATGATGAAGCTCAAGAGATTGCATCAATGGGAGCAAAAGTATTACACCCCAATTGCATCCCCCCTGTACGTCGAGCAAATATTCCAATGTCGGTGAAATACACTCAATTGCCCGAGCATTCAGGAACTTTGATCACTAAAGATATTGATGAGTCAGCTCCATTTATTAAATCAATTCAAATTAAAAACAGCATCCTACTTATTTCTATAGATACCTTACATATGTGGCAGCAAGTAGGTTTCTTATCAGATGTATTTTCCGCATTTAAGCATCACGGTTTTTCTGTAGACTTATTGTCTTCATCCGAATTTAACGTGACCTTATCTCTGGATATTAATACCAAAATACACGATCGAGCGGCCATCAATGCACTGTTAGATGAACTAAACCAATTTGGTCGTGCAAAACTTATTGAGCCATGCAGTGCGGTTAGCTTAGTGGGACACCATATTAGGACTGTTTTGCCACAACTGGGCCCTGCTTTAGAAGTTTTTGATTCCAAGCAAGTGTACTTGATGTCATTAGCCTCCAATGACTTAAACTTAACCTTTGTGGTTGATGAGTCCCAAGCAAATTTATTGTGCCAAAAGCTACATCACTTATTAATAGAAAATAACCCGCAAATTTTCTATTACTCTAAAAGCTGGCATGAAGAATTTGGAGCACCCTCAGTGCGATTCGTACCTTGGTGGGAAAAAGAGCGCGATCGTTTGCTGACTACTGCGATACAGCATTCTCCTTGCTACGTCTATCATAGTCCAACGCAAGCAGAACGGGCGAAACAATTATTAGCATTAAACTCTATAGACACTATATTTTACGCAATTAAAGCAAACCCCTATCCTTCTATTTTACAAACACTCGAAAAAGAAGGTGTTGGCTTTGAGTGTGTCTCGATCCAAGAGTTGGATCGAGTCTTAGAATTATTCCCAGGAATTGATCGCAAACGTATTTTATTTACGCCAAACTTTGCACCCAAGTCTGAATATGAATATGCCCTAAAAGTCGGTTGCTATATCACGATTGACAGCCTCTATCCATTAGAAAACTGGGCATCATTATTTAAAAACAAAGACGTCATTATTCGTATTGACCCAGGTACTGGAGCAGGCCACCATAAGCATGTCTCTACCGCTGGTAATGAATCCAAATTTGGTATTACCCAAAATGACCTAGCCCATGTTGTGGCACTAACCAAGAAGCATAATATCCATGTAATTGGCTTACACGCTCATTCAGGTAGTGGTATCCTCACTCCAGAATTGTGGCAGCAAACTGCATCCATGTTAGCCTCATTAACTAATCAATTCCCCGAGGTTAAAGTGATTAATCTAGGTGGGGGCTTAGGGATCGTTGAAAAACCTGGACAACAACCACTAGATTTCGCCAATCTGGATGCCTTACTCATGGCCGTGAAATCACGCTATCCGCACCTAGAACTCTGGCTAGAACCCGGACGTTTTTTTGTAGCAGAAAGTGGTGTTATTTTAGCCAAGGTTACCCAGTGTAAAGAAAAAGGAAAAGTTCGATTTGTCGGTATTGAAACTGGGATGAATTCGTTGATTAGACCCTCCTTGTATGGTGCTTATCATGAAATTGTCAACTTAAGCCGTTTGTATGAAGAAAAGGCTGGTTTTTCTCACATCGTTGGCCCTATTTGTGAATCAGGAGATACTCTAGGTTATGACCGATTATTACCGGTCACCCAAGAAGGTGATATCCTATTAATTGCGAATACGGGTGCCTATGGACGTTGTATGAGTTCACATTATAATTTACGCCCACCAGCGCAGGAAATTGTCCTGGACTAA
- a CDS encoding autotransporter assembly complex protein TamA: MRGSLVALCLILLIVCTSPFAKSNDALSIKIVGISGKVQTNVEKHLQELQQLKPLTAFSPDELREQVIKAVQPFGYFKAQISIEQLDTKKLVVFVHAGPQILISRLTIEVIGEGAHNPAVQNALKNVPLRLATPLLTEVYNQTKQNLINAAESQGYMHANFKTNEILIDQERYTAEITLSFDTGPLYYFGQAQFDPTYINPKLLHRFVPFHPGQAYSGDKILQLNNDLTNSGYFSSVVVKPQITDSTMVPVLVHVEPVPKYSYTLGAGYGTDTGVRGRAALHIIPVNHNGHKFNALAQGSFVQSALQGQYVIPGLNPVTDQYSITGNYSNLNYSAGYSNAWLLSLAQQHHLARYKRVLSVNALYEGFHYNAEENTKQFLLYPKATLSFIKTQNILFSPSGYNITINGLAASTATLSTINFAQLSVDAKAALRIEPWRLRLYGHAMQGFTAINHITQQPLSLALLLGGMDNLKAYSFNSIGPGRILTYAGFEIQKETKKNWYLIAFYDVGDVYNPTPAAFQQDVGGGIMWVSPIGPIKVGLAQEINNHWQRTSHSPRLVISMGPDL; this comes from the coding sequence ATGCGAGGTAGCCTGGTTGCGCTCTGCCTGATACTTCTCATTGTATGCACCTCCCCCTTTGCAAAAAGCAATGATGCCCTATCGATTAAAATAGTGGGCATCAGTGGCAAAGTACAAACGAATGTCGAGAAACACTTGCAAGAACTTCAGCAGTTAAAACCATTAACTGCTTTTTCTCCAGATGAATTACGTGAACAAGTTATCAAGGCAGTACAGCCTTTTGGATATTTTAAAGCTCAAATATCTATAGAGCAGCTCGATACGAAAAAACTTGTGGTATTCGTACACGCGGGCCCACAAATTTTGATTTCTCGTTTAACAATTGAGGTTATTGGCGAGGGAGCACACAACCCAGCAGTGCAAAACGCCTTAAAAAACGTGCCATTACGCTTAGCAACTCCTTTGCTTACGGAAGTCTATAATCAAACCAAACAAAATCTTATTAACGCTGCAGAAAGTCAAGGCTATATGCATGCTAATTTTAAAACGAATGAAATTTTAATTGATCAAGAACGCTATACCGCTGAAATTACCCTTAGCTTTGATACAGGCCCCTTATATTATTTTGGCCAAGCCCAATTTGATCCTACTTACATTAATCCTAAACTACTGCATCGATTTGTTCCCTTTCACCCAGGACAAGCCTATTCAGGTGATAAGATTCTGCAACTTAATAATGATTTAACTAATAGCGGATACTTTAGTTCCGTAGTCGTAAAACCACAAATTACCGACAGCACTATGGTCCCTGTGCTAGTTCATGTTGAGCCCGTACCAAAGTATTCATACACCTTAGGGGCCGGTTATGGAACAGACACTGGAGTGCGTGGTCGTGCAGCCCTGCATATCATTCCCGTTAACCACAATGGGCATAAATTTAATGCCTTGGCACAAGGTTCTTTTGTGCAAAGTGCTTTGCAAGGTCAATACGTTATTCCTGGGCTCAACCCAGTTACCGATCAATACAGCATTACTGGAAATTACTCTAATTTAAATTACAGTGCGGGTTATAGTAATGCCTGGTTATTGTCTTTAGCTCAACAACATCATCTAGCGCGCTATAAGCGAGTACTTTCAGTAAATGCTCTGTATGAAGGATTTCATTACAATGCAGAAGAAAATACAAAGCAATTTTTGCTCTATCCCAAAGCCACTCTATCCTTTATTAAAACGCAGAATATCTTATTCTCACCCTCAGGTTATAACATTACGATTAATGGCTTAGCTGCGAGTACAGCAACCTTATCAACCATTAATTTTGCCCAACTCTCGGTAGATGCTAAAGCAGCCTTAAGAATTGAACCCTGGCGTTTACGTTTGTATGGGCATGCAATGCAAGGTTTTACTGCCATTAATCATATTACGCAGCAGCCTCTCTCCCTCGCCCTATTATTAGGAGGCATGGATAATTTAAAAGCATATAGCTTTAATTCCATAGGCCCTGGAAGGATATTAACTTATGCTGGCTTTGAAATTCAAAAAGAGACGAAAAAAAACTGGTACCTAATCGCCTTCTATGATGTCGGAGATGTGTATAATCCAACTCCAGCAGCCTTCCAGCAAGATGTAGGGGGAGGAATAATGTGGGTATCTCCTATCGGCCCGATCAAAGTAGGATTGGCACAAGAAATTAATAATCATTGGCAACGCACCAGCCACAGTCCACGGTTAGTTATTAGTATGGGGCCCGATTTATGA
- the hemB gene encoding porphobilinogen synthase, with translation MTDYNIPLRLTRLRSNPATRALVRETRLHTQQLIMPLFISEELTAPKEISAMPGQYQLSLDSLPQEIETLSALGIQAVLLFGIPKHKDACGSESFNDEGIIQQAIKTIRTVNKDILIISDLCFCEYTDHGHCGVVSEDRIDNDKTLALLAKQAISHAKAGADWVAPSGMTDGMVSAIREALDAAGYQNIPILSYSAKYCSCLYGPFREAAQGAPKFGDRKSYQMDPANSNEAIRETALDLDEGADMIMVKPAGYYLDVIAKMKQHFPEVPLCAYQVSGEYSMIKIAAQHQLINEEQAMIESLIAIKRSGADFIITYFAKDVARFLGRI, from the coding sequence ATGACCGATTACAACATTCCTCTACGCTTAACACGTTTAAGAAGCAATCCAGCAACGCGCGCCCTGGTTAGAGAAACGCGACTGCATACTCAACAATTGATTATGCCTTTATTTATCAGTGAAGAATTAACTGCACCAAAAGAAATCAGTGCGATGCCTGGGCAATATCAATTAAGTCTTGATTCTCTTCCCCAAGAAATTGAAACCCTAAGCGCGTTAGGGATTCAAGCCGTATTACTTTTCGGTATTCCCAAACACAAAGATGCTTGTGGGAGTGAATCATTTAACGACGAAGGTATTATCCAACAAGCTATAAAAACAATCCGTACGGTGAATAAAGATATTTTAATTATTTCTGATTTATGTTTTTGTGAATACACCGATCATGGCCATTGTGGGGTGGTTTCGGAGGATCGTATTGATAATGATAAAACCTTAGCACTTCTTGCTAAACAAGCAATTAGCCATGCCAAGGCAGGTGCTGATTGGGTAGCCCCTAGTGGCATGACAGATGGTATGGTTAGTGCCATTCGCGAAGCTCTAGATGCAGCAGGATATCAAAACATCCCAATTTTAAGTTACAGCGCAAAATATTGTTCTTGCCTCTATGGCCCATTCAGAGAAGCGGCCCAAGGAGCGCCTAAATTTGGCGATAGAAAATCCTATCAGATGGATCCTGCTAATAGTAATGAGGCAATCCGTGAAACAGCACTAGACCTCGATGAAGGTGCGGATATGATCATGGTAAAACCAGCTGGATACTACCTTGATGTGATTGCCAAAATGAAACAGCACTTTCCCGAAGTTCCTCTTTGTGCTTATCAAGTAAGCGGTGAATATTCCATGATAAAAATTGCAGCCCAACACCAATTAATTAATGAAGAACAAGCAATGATTGAAAGCTTAATTGCGATTAAACGCTCTGGGGCAGATTTTATTATTACTTATTTCGCAAAAGATGTTGCCCGTTTTTTGGGCAGAATCTAG
- a CDS encoding OmpP1/FadL family transporter codes for MHKPLRTLVSAAVLGVLTTGAAHAAGFALYGESAGYTTGNYAAGAAAEAADASTGWYNPAGLALLHEKEAVFGGVGIFPTIQMDGSSTFNTAGLPPYRQYYRGLAGDYNGFVPSSHFALPVGERTTLGLSVTAPYGLATDWKPSSPVRYSATFTELLTANISPEFGTQVSEHFAIGAGMDFQWSRVKFNQMVGAPALFDYLGEDAAIVDSSSKNKGASWGLGFHAGILAMFNDNHTRIGVNYQSRVRHVFNGHSFFKGRLANDFDLVQSELPASNVWKNYDLFSNSIAFPDVVTISGYQDVNEKLALLGSVVYTAWGTFKDIKLTNIPAPNISEDPPFPVSRANAISSVPENFSDAWRVAIGANYRFNDRVMLRVGGGYDQSPTNNRDRNIRLPDVDRWAVAVGAHYQMKPNLGFDLGYTHLFPGSRPSIHSYQQLSSTSSYSVDSDNGKFAADLVGGQVVWVLDKAETAPMK; via the coding sequence ATGCATAAGCCCTTAAGAACGCTGGTTAGTGCAGCTGTTCTTGGTGTTTTAACGACTGGCGCAGCTCATGCAGCTGGTTTTGCTTTATATGGCGAAAGTGCTGGTTACACAACTGGTAACTATGCTGCGGGTGCTGCAGCAGAAGCAGCTGATGCGTCTACTGGTTGGTACAACCCGGCTGGTTTGGCTCTTCTTCATGAAAAAGAAGCAGTCTTTGGTGGAGTAGGTATATTCCCTACTATCCAAATGGATGGCTCGAGTACTTTTAATACAGCAGGATTGCCTCCTTATCGTCAGTACTATCGTGGGTTAGCTGGCGACTATAATGGCTTTGTTCCCTCCTCTCATTTTGCATTACCAGTAGGTGAGCGTACTACACTTGGTTTAAGTGTCACAGCTCCTTATGGTTTGGCTACGGATTGGAAACCTTCTTCTCCAGTACGTTATTCAGCTACTTTTACCGAGTTGTTGACTGCAAACATATCTCCTGAATTTGGTACTCAAGTATCTGAGCATTTTGCTATTGGTGCGGGTATGGATTTCCAATGGTCACGTGTTAAGTTCAACCAAATGGTTGGTGCGCCAGCTTTATTTGATTATCTTGGTGAAGATGCCGCTATTGTTGACTCATCGAGTAAGAATAAAGGCGCTTCATGGGGCTTAGGTTTTCATGCGGGTATTTTGGCAATGTTTAATGACAACCATACTCGTATTGGGGTGAATTATCAATCCAGAGTAAGACATGTATTTAATGGACATAGCTTCTTTAAAGGTCGTTTGGCGAATGATTTTGATCTAGTTCAATCTGAGCTTCCTGCGTCTAACGTTTGGAAAAACTATGATCTATTCAGTAATTCGATTGCATTTCCAGATGTGGTAACAATCAGTGGCTATCAAGATGTTAATGAAAAACTCGCTTTATTAGGTTCTGTTGTTTACACAGCATGGGGCACATTCAAAGACATTAAATTGACTAATATTCCTGCTCCTAACATTAGCGAAGATCCACCATTTCCTGTGAGCCGAGCAAACGCTATTAGCTCAGTGCCAGAAAACTTTTCTGACGCTTGGCGTGTAGCAATCGGTGCAAACTATCGCTTTAATGATCGAGTAATGCTTCGTGTTGGTGGTGGTTATGATCAGAGCCCAACTAACAATAGAGATAGAAACATTCGTTTGCCAGACGTTGATCGCTGGGCTGTTGCGGTAGGTGCTCATTATCAAATGAAACCAAATCTTGGATTTGATCTTGGATATACTCACTTGTTCCCAGGTAGCAGACCAAGTATTCATTCTTACCAACAATTATCTTCAACATCTTCTTATAGTGTTGATTCTGATAATGGTAAGTTCGCTGCTGATCTAGTGGGTGGACAAGTTGTCTGGGTTCTTGATAAAGCAGAAACTGCACCAATGAAATAA
- a CDS encoding translocation/assembly module TamB domain-containing protein, with the protein MIRFLVKTLYCLMWFFILLAGIVISLISTTPGLETLIDLSRTYIPGTLKIQEIRGSLLNDFTLESLEYQHQETNIKINHLHVQWQPGPSLKKHQLAVQWDTLKGAINPEQKFSSPHGKLTATATLPDLSVELNTQINPSTEEHWQMNARLLGALPWQWTFNANLSPSSGTSAKHTGLHAKLSLDGKTTAKNKGNLVFTLSPGTYQVPDNTTIPILEFKGGKLNVALSPQKLSGSGSFMIDPNKNLKLAFQLPKFSLEDGFTTTQKLNSELRLEINNLDFLQNISPEIEKLKGQLVASLKATGSIGKPQIDSQLLLTKTSLFIPKLKLSLDSVDLDVRSKKKVWDAQGSIVSAGHSLLLKGKGTLDTAYVADLSLEGNDFPLMKTNELDITLSPQLKLHVTPTVHAISGSVIIPNAQINLQTFNNSLSLPDEVVYKQQKPESPSPIASSSMDVSVQLGENVALNVKGLKGHLDGALNLKQQPQGAINAYGELSVRDGTYKAYGQDLTIKQGELVFTGGPIDNPGISLRAAKKINNTSTYTNASQLFDMNSSNLQNAGFGDTITLGVEVTGRLMKPQIQLYSEPAIFSQADILSMLVLGRPASQANKAGAQLLLTAISSMNVGGTSSSQLLEQLKQTSGLDFNVQTNTNYNQLTNTVSDSTAFVVGKSLSKRLYLSYNIGLSQTDTNMLTLKYMLNKFFSIQVSTSDTSSAIDFLYTSHKKKHKNTK; encoded by the coding sequence ATGATTCGCTTCCTGGTAAAAACATTATACTGTTTGATGTGGTTTTTTATTTTACTGGCAGGAATTGTTATTTCTTTAATTTCTACCACTCCTGGGCTAGAAACTTTAATTGATTTGAGTCGTACCTATATTCCTGGCACCCTAAAAATCCAGGAAATTAGAGGGAGTTTGCTCAATGATTTTACCTTGGAATCACTTGAGTATCAGCATCAAGAAACTAACATAAAAATAAATCACCTCCATGTACAATGGCAACCCGGCCCCTCGTTGAAAAAACATCAGTTAGCAGTGCAATGGGATACCTTAAAAGGGGCAATAAACCCAGAGCAAAAATTCAGTAGCCCTCATGGCAAACTTACCGCAACAGCAACTCTCCCTGATTTAAGCGTGGAATTAAATACCCAAATAAATCCTTCTACTGAAGAGCATTGGCAAATGAACGCTAGACTATTGGGGGCTTTGCCATGGCAATGGACTTTTAATGCTAATCTGTCTCCCTCATCAGGCACATCAGCGAAACATACTGGCTTACATGCCAAATTATCATTAGATGGGAAGACTACTGCGAAGAATAAGGGAAATTTAGTATTCACGCTCTCTCCTGGCACCTACCAGGTCCCAGATAATACCACTATCCCAATATTGGAATTTAAAGGCGGCAAGCTCAATGTAGCCCTTTCCCCCCAAAAACTGTCTGGTTCAGGCAGTTTTATGATTGATCCGAATAAAAATTTAAAACTAGCATTTCAACTACCTAAGTTCTCGCTTGAGGATGGCTTTACCACGACACAAAAACTTAATAGTGAACTTCGCCTAGAAATTAACAACTTAGACTTTTTACAAAATATCAGTCCCGAGATTGAAAAACTAAAGGGGCAATTAGTCGCCTCACTCAAGGCAACAGGTAGTATTGGAAAACCACAGATAGATAGTCAATTACTCCTGACTAAGACCAGCCTATTTATCCCCAAACTAAAGTTAAGTTTAGATTCGGTTGATCTTGACGTTCGCAGTAAGAAAAAAGTCTGGGATGCACAGGGTTCTATCGTCTCTGCAGGACATTCGTTACTACTTAAAGGTAAGGGCACTCTTGATACTGCGTATGTAGCCGATCTTAGCCTTGAAGGTAATGATTTTCCATTGATGAAAACCAATGAGCTCGACATTACGCTCTCCCCTCAGCTTAAACTCCATGTAACTCCTACTGTACATGCGATTTCTGGTTCCGTGATCATTCCTAATGCGCAAATAAATCTTCAAACGTTTAATAATAGTCTGTCCTTACCCGATGAGGTTGTTTATAAGCAGCAAAAGCCCGAATCCCCCTCCCCGATTGCCAGTAGCAGTATGGATGTTTCAGTCCAGCTTGGAGAAAATGTTGCATTAAATGTTAAAGGATTAAAAGGACATCTGGATGGCGCTTTAAATCTAAAGCAACAACCTCAAGGTGCAATCAATGCTTATGGTGAATTATCTGTTCGTGATGGTACTTATAAAGCATACGGGCAAGACTTAACCATTAAGCAAGGCGAATTAGTCTTTACCGGTGGCCCCATTGATAACCCTGGAATAAGCCTTCGTGCAGCGAAAAAAATTAATAATACTTCAACCTACACTAATGCATCCCAACTTTTTGATATGAATAGTTCAAACTTACAAAATGCTGGTTTTGGCGACACGATAACACTGGGTGTGGAAGTAACCGGTAGATTAATGAAACCACAGATCCAACTTTATTCTGAACCTGCGATTTTTTCTCAAGCAGATATTCTTTCTATGCTAGTACTCGGTCGCCCAGCAAGCCAAGCAAATAAAGCTGGTGCACAATTACTGTTAACTGCCATTTCCTCGATGAATGTTGGTGGCACAAGCAGTAGCCAGCTGTTAGAACAATTGAAACAAACTTCAGGCTTAGATTTTAACGTACAAACCAATACGAATTATAATCAATTAACGAATACAGTAAGTGATTCAACCGCTTTTGTGGTGGGGAAATCCCTTTCCAAACGGCTTTATTTGAGCTATAACATCGGCTTATCACAAACTGATACCAACATGTTAACGTTAAAATACATGTTGAATAAGTTTTTTAGTATCCAAGTCAGTACCAGTGATACGAGTAGTGCTATTGATTTTTTATATACTTCACACAAGAAAAAGCACAAGAATACCAAATGA